The Erigeron canadensis isolate Cc75 chromosome 1, C_canadensis_v1, whole genome shotgun sequence genome segment GGCACATTTGGACCTTTTGTGAATCTTAATGCTGCACTAGATAACTACTACAGTATTTAAAGAGTAAAGCAAAGGTTTCCTAAAAAATACTTGAAGTGATGGTCATGTAGAAAGAAAATCTTGCACCTTCATGTACTTTTAAGGCAAGCCAGGTTCACTATTGTTAGCACTAATCTATTCATATAAATTAATATCCCATGTCTTCATGTGATTTAaacaaaatttacaagttttCTGAACTTAGAAGAACCCGTAAACAATGGGCAAAATCGTCTTTATTTCTACTCTTGTTTTGTTGCTGTTGGTCAATGCAACCGTTGACAGCAGTTTATCTGACACATTTGATGTGTTTGGTAAGATTGAAAATATGGACCTGGAAGATGATGAACTAGAGTTTGTGGACTTGTCACCCTGGTCCACAAGTCAACATGGTAGCAAGATTCTCGTAAACGTAGATACCTTTGGTGCAGCTGGAGATGGAGTCTCCGACGATACAAaggtgaatatatatatgtgaactATTATAACTGGTGGCAAAAGAGGCGGGTTGGCTAACATGtgaaaactaaattatataCGGGCCAAAACGGGTCAGGTTGACCCAAAACatctttttgaagaaaattatagatttatatagttaatgtgttttgtatgatcatagaATTAATGTTAGTCCGTTAATCATGTGCTAAAAAAGTAGACTTTGGGCAACTTTCGACCTATCTGACCTGTTTCGTTTTAAACCTTTTGTGGTTGACTCGTTAGATAAGACATAATCCGAATCAAATCATTAATTAGTAATGGTTCAAAAATGTCACCTCTAGTAATAATTATGCTAACAATAAACATGTTGAATCATTATTTTAATAGCTTAATTATCATttactatgctaattatcaggCGTTTGAAAATGCATGGACACAAGCCTGTTCTGCAGCAAAATCTGTGCTTTTGGTTCCTCCTGGTCGTACTTATCTAGTTAATGCAACAAGATATAAAGGACCTTGTGTTGGAAAGTTGATTGTTCAGGTAATTTTCATATTACACTACCCCATCCAGGAAAGCGAAAACATGTTACTGGAGTAAAACAATCTGCTGTATACTTTCAAAGTTGATTATTCAAATCGGAAAAATTTAAGTTGAAACTTTCAACATTTAGTTTTACTTTGAAGATGGAGATTTGTAGTTTTAAGAAATTGAAGCATTTCACTCAACCAGAAAATGATCGGTGATTTGCAAACTATCTGAAATACCcttcaaaaatgacaaaataatgTAGTAAATTTTTGACCCAAAACAACGCTATCAATCTTTCATATAATGATGATACTGACGAAAATAGTTGTAACTTGAAACTTCCCAGATATACAAATGCTGCAACCTGCATATGACATAATGAACCTAATATTTCTTTGTTTCTTGTATGCAGATTGATGGGACAATTATAGCACCAGATGAACCCAAGGAATGGGACCAGAAAAATCCTCGGAACTGGCTTCACTTTTCTAATCTAACTGGGGTTACTTTCCAAGGCCGTGGAGTTATTGACGGATCAGGCCAGAAATGGTGGGCTGCATCTTGCAAGAAGAACAAGACAAATGTAATGTCTTTCTTGCTCAAATCCAAATTAAATGATATTATGTAGAGGTTGAAAAATAGAAAGTTGGGTAAAAAGTCAAGATGGGTAATTTTGGATtacgggtcaaaatgggtttggtTTGACCAGAAACACTTTTTGTCATTTGTTTTTTGAGTTTCACTCATGTGATaaaatgaattatattattatttatcacaatttatatatatactaaaaaccaactggttttttacaagtttctatGCACATGGTACAACTACATATGCATGCAACTTTGaactctttaccttttaaccccctaaagattttaccttttacatttaaGCCCATCACCTTTAactactttacattttaactccctaaagttttctctttactttttaacccccaaaTTTAAGTCcatcaccttttactactttacattttaactcctTAAAGTTTtgtctttactttttaacccccaaagttttttccttttacagcTTAGCCTATCAACTTTTACatctttaccttttaaccccctaaagtttttatcttttacatgttagcctatcaataaaatgctttattgttacaatgtcaaataaatgttAGTTGatgactttatcaaatttgtaccaaaacattgtCATCTGAAAAGATAATCTACTTGAGTCTCGCCGCACGGTGTGTAATATAATCTGCGGCAACGTGTTTAAGCTTAATGAATCATTGTCCACGATGTTACTATAAAAGCTCCGCGGCAACGCGCGGGTGTTTATTTCTAGTAATAAGCTACTTTTCAACATAAAGTGATCTCAAagatttattcattaaaattaTGATACAAGGGCTCTTGGCCGGCTTCCATATCATAAATCATATAAACGTTCCGCACACGGACACACTTAAGATGTAACATAACTACATATCCCAAAATAACCTATTTGCTAATAGATGTGCCAAAattcatatttcttttgtcaGGATATTGACATGCTTCTGTTTTTTGGTTTCTGTTTTTACAGCCATGCGTAGGAGCACCAACGGTATGCACTTAAACTTTGCTTCTGATCATTATCTTTAATCATAAAGTTTTAACACAAAAGACTCTATGCAGGCATTTACAATTGATCAAAGCTCATCTATAAAGGTGAGAGGTCTTACCTTCCAAAACAGCCAACAGATGCATTTCGTTATCTCGCATTGCCAATCTGTGCGCATCTATAGCGTTGTAGTTTCTGCTCCTGAAGACAGTCCAAATACTGATGGAATCCATCTTACCGGATCAACAAATGTCGTTATTCAAAATAGCAAAATTGGAACAGGTTCAACTTTTCTTTGTCTTTATAATTTATGTAATACATAGATGATAAGTACTCTTCtcgtaaaaagaaaaaaaactgcACTCTTTATTAAATTGCAAAGTTCCATTAGTTTAGGAAGTTCTTTAGACTAAAGGTGTCTAATTTTCCATGGTAAGGTTACCAAGAATCGATTACGGAGTACAATGGAATGGGTACACGAGATTCCTTTGTTTGTCATTATTGAAGGATCTCCAAGCCATTTGATTGTAATTGATATGTTTGGGTTATGTTTgatctcaaatgggtcaaactaGTAAATTAAAACTAAGAAACAACTTAAAACGGTTCAAATTGGTAGAACACTTAATCTATAAACCTCTTAATACAATGTAATTAGTATAGATATTCTAATCAATTGTTGACAAACAAAGATTATATACTTTATACAAAAGGCTTTTTGGATTAGCCCGACCAGACCCGTTTTGACTAGTTCTTAAAACTATCCATTATGACCTATAAGAATTTTGACAATTACCAGGACCACTCATTTTAAGACCTCTATATTTGAGTAATAGTCAATAAACATTTTTGCCAATTTGATCTTCAAATTATATGTGAATTCTTTTTAAAATCACAAACATTTTGAACCCAATAACTATAGTGGTTGACCAAAAGTCAGCATGCACTCTCTACTTGTCTTTGAGGACCAGAGGGAGTATTACCTTTCATTTTAAAAGCTAGATGTGCATTTCATGGATACATGCTAAACCTTAATCCATTTCCACACATGTTTACAGGTGATGATTGTGTGTCAATTGTGAATGCTAGCTCAAACATCAAGATGAAGAATATCTATTGTGGGCCCGGTCAtggaatcaggttcgttttgaTTACTTAGAgcattagtttttttatatttctgaAAATCAGGgataaataaagaagaaaagaattgTTAGCCTTAAATATAACGGTGTTGGCAGCATAGGAAGCCTGGGTAAAGATAACTCTACAGGCATAGTCTCAAATGTTGTCGTCGATACAGCATTCCTTAAGGGCTCTACTAATGGCCTCAGAATTAAAACATGGCAGGTACTTCTATCATTCATTATCGTTAAAATGTTGTTATATTTCTATTGGTTGTAAATATGTTGGCTAAGAAACTGATACCAACGCTGTGAACTTCCATCTTGTTTCTTGCACAGGGAGGATCCGGTTATGTTAAAGCTGTAAAGTATCAGAATGTGAAAATGGAAAACGTAGCCAACCCTATCATAATTGACCAGTTCTATTGTGATTCACCTAAAAGTTGTCAAAACCAGGTACTATTTGTTCATCCTCTCATGCACAACATCTTCGTATTCTCTAACTAGATCTTGATTTTATCCATCTTTTGTTAGATAGAGGTGGAAATTTCAACCGATTTATCTACAAATGGAtcgatttgggttatgttcaatTTAATTTGGGATCAAAATTTTAGTTTGGGAACTAGTCAAATAGGTTGAAAGACACCCAACGCCTATTTTATAGCATTCAATTTCTGACTCCCTTAACTGCAAAGGTTTATGCTACTATACATTTATTCATAACTCACACATTATAGATAATAATGTGATAAAAAGTGTTTGCAAGCCATCCCAACCCGGCCTTGCTCATTTCAACCCAAACTAAAAAGACCCTTCCCAACCCGTTGCCAGCGCCCATCTTGTGGCCTCTAGTTAAATGCAAAATAGCGAATTAATATATGTCTTCATTTCTCATAATATAGACATCGGCTGTGGAGATAAGCCAAATAATGTATCAAAACGTCACTGGATCTTCAAAGAGTGCAGAGGCAATGAAATTTGCATGCAGTGACACGGTGCCATGCCATAACATAATATTGAATAACATCAACTTACAAAGGTTTGATGGTAAATCGGCCCAGACTTATTGCCATTCGGTTACAGGCATAAACTACGGGCTAGTCCAACCTTCTGCTGACTGTTTAACTTCTTCTGACAAGTCCTTCATTGAAGAAACAAGAGAAACTGAGTTCAACGACTCGATCCATACTGAGCTTTAGCTCAAACTCCTCGAGTAATAGGCACTCTAGAGgttattttatatagtatttgaatttgaatgttGTTTGAGGCTGTCATGGAAATATGTGACACACTCGAAGATTTACATATAGATGCCATACACTTCATAGTtttatgaaaaatcaaaaatcttgtaacatatttatacaacatGAAACTATTTTAGTAGTTTCATCTCATATTGTCATGTTTTACAAATCATGTGTCATATTTTGGTCATATATGTGTAATAAATGGAGACATATTCATTGCTGCTTTTATCAATCTTTGTGTGGGAAAGTTGTatctttatcaaaaaaattGGAAGTACTTATAAGTTAAAAGTATATTATGCAAGATATTGgacttttatatatagaaagttaAAACAGGTTTTGTAGAGCTTTTCTCCTTGGCCCAACACACTATTGTCCATAGGCCTATCATGTTAAGTTTAATGGGCCTTCAACCATTTTCAAGAAATAACCTTTTACAGTCGGTTTATTCTATTCACTGGTTTGAGAACTAAATTTGGGAAACTCAATATCAAAGtcctattaatttttttatttttttgaagtaCGTTTTGAAAGACattatctataaacccttataaaaataaaaccaattttgttgaaaaattaTAAGACTTGATGTATTGCATACGactctaaaataaaaaaggatcaATCAGATCCCAACGGGTAAATGATCAACTTACCACTCTTCTTTTCAGAAAATTAAGAGTATACAATGATGGCTCCGTCGCTTATCAATCCTTagggtttttttctttaatttgattTGTATAGTATAAATCTCTATGCTATAAATATGACCTCTCGGTGACTTTAACCTATATGTTCGTTTGATGTATGTAACATGTAGTGTACATGAAACAGAAAAAGCCATGATTATAGACCAACAACAATCCTAGACCTCCACGTAGTGTTTTTGTATGCCAAATGAAATgcaacatattaattaaaaaataaaacttcaGAAAAtcttcttaataaaaaaagCATATGGAAACAAGAAACGTTAGTTTCAGATGGATTTATATAATCTAATGCTGTTgggtttatataaataaatggtaTTTTGTACAAACAATACTTCCAAAACGGGTAACTGGAAGACTTTTTGTATGGATTCATCATTAAAGCTTGAATTGGTGCGTTCTTGTGTGAGTGATATTGTACACTTTTTCTGGTTGTTTATTATCTATAAAAGTCACAATCGtctattaaaagtttttttattatttataataacgATAGAAtggtactcgcgcgttgcgacgCTAATGGAGCTGGAGGCAttggtggtgatgtaatggcagCGACAGTGGTGGAGGTGATGGTGGAaagcggcggtggtggtggcagagattggtggtggtgacgtgAAACGACAAGACTCGATAAACTTGAAAAcacgaaagttttttttttttttgcccccactgcgccgcagtgaggtcgagtactcccactgcgccgcagtgggaaacCTCGGACCAAAACTGGAagaaccccactgcgccgcagtgggtttgacacactcccactgcgccgcagtgggaggaaaaGAAAATCTGGTCGTGGgtttccactgcgtcgcagtggacaAAACCtcctccactgcgccgcagtggcccaTAGTTTAGCAACATCAGAAATTGCTCACTTTAAGATTTAAACAAAACCTTCAAACCACAAACCAAATTATAGGCAAATTACATTCCAGAATTGAAAGTAAGAGAGTTAACCTGAAAACATTCATATTTGTCAAATTCGTTTGATCCATGATTGACTACACAACCATATGGATcaattacccattttgacatctTACAACCAAACCAACCATCTTTATCAACTCCAAAAGACATGAACATGaccatttacaaaacatatcaaaacaTGACCAATaataaccaaaatgtaccatgagccaaagtcaagagggacaactaggtttctaaccaaaatATGTCATTCTTCCGAGAATAGCCAAAGTACCTTCCAATTATCTACAATCACTAGCAACTTCGTTCTCTATTCTTCAAAACAAGcaaacctagttccttcttccggaactacctataatcaaAAGGGTAAACATCTGAAAGGTAAgtgaatgcttagtgaatatgcttacataatatcatataaacgaaggagggcaatgctcaagggactgttgcatatggactatgacatcgtcgtgtcatatccataatactcacccttaGGCTAGGCATTACAtagatccatataagcaaatgattacaatcacaaacaaatataacaataacaaatgctccacatgagcctatggccaccaattaggtttgtaatcaaactcaaccataaacatgggacttaacgccaaattgttgagtcttggattcccTGAccagacttgctcgctgacatgTATCGTCAGCAAAtcatcagcgagtccagtgactctcttcagcggggtGTATGCcgcccaaatgtttgtcatggcgggaagtattcaaaccatatgaagacaagagtcacatagtggttcttccaactgtaacataccttacttggtaaaggtacatgttgggaccaaaacttgggtcttctctctcatacccattttggtaaagaagacaagggctcttgcttggaagtacaaggagccaatggaacgtcgacaaccaccatctatcaccatcaaaggaaggctgtgttgccctaattcttcctctatataaagcaacacagccgcattgtatcaagtgtgttagtcaccttgaaagtgtgtgtcacttgtaattgttcaagtttatagtgtgtctagacttggcaattaccttgttcatttgtattcttgtaagtcaagtttgtaagatcgaccatgtatcatcgtttaatcaatgatacatatgattatacttgcattgatttattacaattgaacttgtcattgttcttgtcattaatcttctatttactttcttgtctaatttaaatataacataagttgtgcattcgtgaaCCATcacaaatcaattaccaccatggactcactcaacatgaatggtaattgacccgacaaatatacaatatatgcaagtatactcacctcaTTCGCgaaaacaacaaataatcaagataacCGCAAAAGCACAAAatcaagctttcaacctatcatatatcataatgcATACATAAGAAGATGTTCACTTTCCTAGCTATCTCAACATAGATAAACAACCCTTTCACTAGCATTCTAACCTCTAACTCATTTCACTAAGTCATAGAGTTGCTTACTTAACAAATCTTTTCATATCAATTCCaagatttcatcatcatcatcatcattatttcaattactaataaaatcaccatttttcaTAGTTGGAGTTTCACTACCAATATTctcatttaaataaatttttaacataAGCAACTCAATAACTAACTCATTATATGCAATAATTTGGGGGAATTTCATATTTGGACTCATCActagcaaaacccccaatttctTATTTTCATAAACCCTAATTCCTAGTAAAGAAGGGAAATTAGGTTTGGAAGTGATTACCTCAGGGAATACAAGACCAAATCAATACTTGAATTCACAAATTTCTCCTCCCCCTTTTCCTTGAAATaatcggccaccaccaccactaactAACCCACACCCTAACTTGTAAATTCTTGAATGATATTTGATTAAGGTTCTTGATGAGTCTTTGATTTGAGATTAGAAGTCAAATTTGCATGAATTGAGATTGGATTCAAGGATCAAGAAGGATGAAGAAGATATTGGAGTAAGTTAGGTGATGGAAGTGGAGTGGAAAAGTGGCTGGCATTCTAATGTGATGTCACGCCCCTTTTtacttttgtgggtattttacccgctatccgttaaagttccaactaaattaaccccatatccaaaaataaaatattatgaacttattttaatgtcaaaactacaaaaaaggttaatttattaccttaaaattattggggtgttacataacgGTGGCGCCGATGAGTAGTGAaatttattgatgtaatgtgtctatgatgtatggtacatcatgcacaTGTGTacatttttaaaacttaaaatcaatattgaaattttaagtttaatgttgaaaatcaaaagtacatttttatttattatttatactatattaataaacaaactatattaataaacaaactaccctcccatcttttcaactctttacctttaaaatacccaaaatacccttaatttttaacacattcctaactcacatactaaatctacccaatatacccctaaaataatttacacccatatttatccaaactatctatctcctttaataattaatttaaatattttcacttcatatctctataatattcttaacaaagttatttacaaaagatacaccccttaaccataaaataactacactgtcatttacgtcaattacttttagattaataggcacatcgttaccaccaccgccactagcaccacccgttgccgccaccaccgccgcattatGCGGGTAACCATTTcgtataatatagatatagatatatataggtatttgagggtatttttgggatattgaaaaaattgcttaaatttttaaaaatagatttgtaGTTTGTATTATAATGGGTATAGAGTATAGATATCGATATACAAGGATAAGTTTGGAACTTTATAGATAAGGTGAGGGTATTTTGGGAGAAAAAAGTTTGATTAATGTcttaagtgactgaattgattaagtgactgaatgaaTAAATATCGTTTCTATagattaagtcaatacagttgttttttgtttattaagtcaagaaaacaaacacttttgatgacttaatagattaaaaatttattattaagtcatgacttaatttattaagtcataAACAAACACCACCTTAATTATTCTCTTTATAAAGGGGTATTAGAGGCAttagatattattataaaagtaagaaaactacatttttattaaaaactttatGCGGAGTATGATCAAAAGAATTAATAAGTTGGTTTTTAAAAGGAATCAAACGAACACGAATGACAATTgcttatgttttgttttttttttaagcttgaTTGGAAAAACATCGAACGTAAACGGTTGAATGCAAAGACTTTTCGCATTTATGTCGTTATTTCTTTTAAGTTTAACCGGGGAAATGTACAAATACTAAAGACTTTTAAATGGACTGCtatttgtttgttaaaaaaagCTTTAATTTATCATATTCGTCTTCAAAAGAAAGGAAGCGTACACACACAAAATGTTAAAGATGTACATAGCATTCGTTCCATTAAGTTTAATTTGTGTTCGTTCTCTTAACtagcctcttttttttttttttacaatttgaaCGTTCATTACTTACATCTCCGCGAGGCCAAGTGGCCAACATATACAAAGGGATTTACATAATAAGTAGCTAATAATCTACATTCAAATTAAAACGCAAATAAATAAACGAATGTGACATATGTTGatgttttgtatatttaattaaacGAACATAAACTTGTATATTAATATTCAGTCATTCTTATCGAACTAAAGGGTGGAACAACTTTGTCATTTCCATAACAAAATTCGATATATGTATTCTATTCAAACTACAACTTAAATTTTGGGATTTTATTTTTGGGAAATTTTGAGGAAAATGAAGTCTTTGACATTAaatcttgataaaaaaaaaaaaaaacagtataTAAGTTTGTTATGTTAAATTGTTGGGTACATTATAAATTAGTTGACATTTAAATGAGATCGATAAGATTGAGTGATCCTAGAAACACGATAGAAACCCTAACattgtattctcgagtttttattaaaagaaaagaaaggagaagattggataggggaagaaaggatagataattacataataaagaggcattctcgagttgaaagaaaagaaaagaaagttgatagtTAAATGTATTCTTAAGTTAGaagggaaggaaaagaaagaataaaaagatacaattttacatttatagccttgtagtaattaaaacctttatataagtttgagggtataataataatttcaccacttttccttccaaatcttgccaaaagtggcaagaaagttttgggatcaaaacatcttatttttctctttctttcccttccctttcttttaaaacaaaaactcaataatacaaaaactaaaagtttcttaccctttcttttcttatcttttcaaaataaaattcaagaaTGCACTCTAAATCTCAAATGAATGAGTAAACAATGCGAAGCAATTATTATAAGCAACAAAAGTTTGATTACGTTTCACTCTTACAAAGTTGGTTCCAAACTTCCAATCGAGTATTGtattaaatagaaaaatcatgttttaatatatcaataaactCTTCAGTCTTGTTTGATGACTGAGTTTGATGACCGAGTAGTTTCAAAAGATATATCTTATAGATATTCATTGAATATGTTTAGTGTTTTCATGATAAATTTTCAAACCTGACCTTTAGAAATCTTGAACGTGTCACATACAGTCAGTGCCGGCTCAAGCTTTTTT includes the following:
- the LOC122584816 gene encoding probable polygalacturonase At1g80170 gives rise to the protein MGKIVFISTLVLLLLVNATVDSSLSDTFDVFGKIENMDLEDDELEFVDLSPWSTSQHGSKILVNVDTFGAAGDGVSDDTKAFENAWTQACSAAKSVLLVPPGRTYLVNATRYKGPCVGKLIVQIDGTIIAPDEPKEWDQKNPRNWLHFSNLTGVTFQGRGVIDGSGQKWWAASCKKNKTNPCVGAPTAFTIDQSSSIKVRGLTFQNSQQMHFVISHCQSVRIYSVVVSAPEDSPNTDGIHLTGSTNVVIQNSKIGTGDDCVSIVNASSNIKMKNIYCGPGHGISIGSLGKDNSTGIVSNVVVDTAFLKGSTNGLRIKTWQGGSGYVKAVKYQNVKMENVANPIIIDQFYCDSPKSCQNQTSAVEISQIMYQNVTGSSKSAEAMKFACSDTVPCHNIILNNINLQRFDGKSAQTYCHSVTGINYGLVQPSADCLTSSDKSFIEETRETEFNDSIHTEL